AGTAGAACAAGCCCAAAAGTTAGTAAACTCTTATGTGCGTCAAAGAGACGCAATAAACGAAAGAGGCGACTTTATTTGTATTTCGTGTGGTAAGTATAAACCAAAGCATCAATGCAATGCGGGGCATTATTTCAGTAGGGGCGGTTATCCGAGTGTGAGGTTTGATTTGGATAATATTCATGGTCAATGCGTGCAATGCAATCTGCATCAACACGGCAACCTCATACCCTACCGTGAAAATCTTATCAAAAAGATAGGCGAAAAGAGGTTTGAACAATTAGAACAATTAGCAAAGATGAGTATTAAGCACGATAAAATTATGCTCATTGAGTTAATAGAAAGAATGAAACAACAATTAAAAAAATAAAAACAATGAACGAAGAAAAACAGCTTTATCTAGTATTAACACGAGAGTGGTTTAACGAAATACTTTCTGGTAGAAAAAAAGAAGAGTACAGAGCCTTTACTGACTTTTACATAAGACGATTGGCGGTCATTGACAAAGATGGCGATTTAATAGACACAAAGAAGTATGAAACTGTTAAATTTCAAATGGGGTATTCAAAGACAGCACCTCAAATGATTGTAGAGGTTAAAGAGATATTGATAGAACACGACGAAGACGCTGGCGATGAGCTAACTACTGATAATTGCAACTTTGTAATTGTTTTAGGTGATATTTTAAGTAAGACAAACTGTTAAATTAAATATAAACTAATTATTAACCATTAAAACCAAATTATTATGCCAGAACCAGCAAAAAAAGGCACAGGTAAACCTATTACAAGAGCCAAGAGAACAATTCAAAACTCGGGTATTAAAGCGAGAATAAGAAAAGTTATAGGTAAGAAGTAATGAACCTACTAGCCGACACAATGAAGAGTATTAAAGCCTTGTCTGAAAAAACGGACAGGGTTTTACTCTTTCATTCTGCCAATGGCAAAGATAGCATCGCTTTACTTGAAATGTTAAGCCCTTATTTCAAAGAGGTAAAGTGTGTGTATATGTATATGGCCAAAGACCTTTCGCATATAAACAAATATATTCTTTGGGCTGAAAAAAGATATAAGAATGCCTCGTTTATTCAAACCCCACATTACGCCTACTACAACTATAAAAAATTAGGTATCTGCGGGACTAATGAGGTAAATTATGCACAATACAACCTATCAACAATTACAGAAAAAATTAAGGAAGAAACAGGTATCCAATGGGCAGTGTATGGGTTTAAGCAAAACGATAGTCTTAACAGAAGATTGATGTTGCGAACCTATGAGAACGAAATAACAAACGAAGAGACACAAAAGATATATCCATTGTCCAAGTGGACTAATAAAGAAGTTTTGCAGTTTATAAGTAAAAAAAGACTTATAGAACCATTACAATATGGAAATGTAGGAAACACAAGGTCGCAAGGAACAGATGTAACAAACCTTTCTTTTCTTTTATGGTGTAGGGCAAACGCTCCAGGGGATTTAAAAAGAGTTATAGAAGAGTTTCCCGACACGGAAAGAATTTTATTTGAATACGACTATGAAAAACAAAATAAAGCAATCTGAAACTAGAACTATACTAAGAAGCCAAATAACACCAGCTCCATACAATCCAAGAAAGATAACTGATGAAGCAAGAAAAGCCTTAAAAAAGAACATCAAGGCAAACGGCATTATAGGGGGAATGGTATGGAACGAACTAACCACAAATTTAGTATCGGGACATCAAAAGTTATCTATTGCTGACGAAGTAAATAAATATAATCCCTCCACAAAAGAGAACGATTACGAGATAAAAGTAGAAGTTATCAATGTAGATTTAAAGACGGAGAAAGAGCTAAACATATTCTTTAACTCCAAGTCCGTACAAGGAGAAATGGACTACCAAAAATTGGCTTTAATCGTTCCTGATATTGATGTAGATTTAGCGGGTTTAGATGATATAGACCTTTCTTTTATAGAGGTAGAACTACCTAAAGACTTAAATATTGAAGTGCCTACTTTTGAACCTCAAGAAGAAAAGAAAGAAAAGGCGAAAATACAAGATAGTGAAGAAGAACCCTCACAAGAGGAAAAAAAACAAGCCGTAAAAGAAGCTAAAGCGAAAGTTAAGGAGGGGACCTTTTACGAGGGAGACCCTTATATCACAATATCTTTTGACAGTTATGAGAATAAAGTGTTTTTCTTAGAGCGATTTCACTTAAGCGGAGATACTAAGTTCATAAAAGGAGAAGAATTTGCAGAAATAATAGAGAATGGAGAATAAAGTAGGAAGACCCACGAAATACGACGCTAATTATCACCCTGCACAAGCATTAAAATATTGTTTGGCTGGACTTACTGATGCTCAAATGGCTAATTTATTTGAGATTACAGAAGGAACTTTAAATAATTGGAAGAACGAACACCCTGAATTTTTAGAGTCCATAAAAAAGGGAAAAGAAGAAGCTGATGCTAATGTAGCTTCTACTTTGTATAAAAGAGCTTTGGGGCATAAGGAAAAAAGACAAGTGCCAATCAAAGTAAAGCAATATGACGAACACGATAGACAGATAGAGAAAGTAGAAGTTGTAGAGGTAGAAGACTATTATCCTCCTGAAACATCAGCCCAAATATTTTGGTTGAAAAATAGACAGCCTAAAGCGTGGAGAGACAGACAAGATATAGAGCTGAACCAAAAAGGTAGTATCAACATTTCGGACTGGCTCAAAATAAACAATCAGCAAGAAAAAGAGTGATTTTTTAAAAACAATATAATTTGGTCTAGTAAAATCCCCAGCGTGAGACCAAAACGAGGCAAAAAATACACCTTTATATTGACAAATTCACAAAATGCCAATAAAAACACAAGAAGTATATAACCCTCTTTACACCAACAAAGACAAGTTTATTATACTCCTTACTGGAGGTAGAGGGTCTGCAAAATCCTACAATGCGACCACCTTTGTAGAGCGATTATCTTTTGAAGCTGGGCATAAGATACTCTTTAGCCGTTACACGATGACCTCCGCTCGTATTTCTATCATTCCAGAGTTTGAGGAAAAAATAGAAAAAGAGGGCGTGCAGGAGTATTTTACAGTAACAAACAATGAAATACTAAATAAATTTTCAGGAAGTAGTATTTTATTTAGAGGGATAAAAACTTCGTCAGGAAACCAAACGGCAAACCTTAAATCCATACAGGGGATAACCACCTTCGTGGGCGATGAAATGGAAGAATGGGAAAGCGAGGAAGATTACGAAAAGTTAATCCTATCCATTCGTCAGAAAAATAAACAATTAAGAGTTATACTGATACTCAACCCTACCGACTCCGACCATTTTATTTATAAAAAATACATTGAAAACACCCATAAGATAGTACAGATTGACGGTGTAGATGTGCAGATAAGCACCCACCCCGATGTTCTACATATCCACACGACCTATTTAGACAACATAGAGAACTTGTCAGAACAATTCTTGTCTAATATAGAACGTATAAAACAGGAAAGTATAGAGCAGTGTACTATAAACGGTAAATTAGACCAAGCCCTATTCAATAAGAGCAAGTACGCTCAAAAAATCATAGGCAGGTGGGCTGATATGGCAGAGGGCGTTATCTTTACTAATTGGAAGGAAGGCGACTTTGATACATCTATTCCTTACTGCTATGGTCAAGATTACGGATTTAGCATAGACCCAGATACCCTAGTTAAGGGAGCTATTGACCACAAAAGAAAAATTATCTATGCTGATGAGAAATATTACGGAAATAATCAACTCTCAACAGATGATTTATATCTGCTAAATAAAAGCCTTATAGACCGAGAAAATGATTTAATAGTAGGCGATAGTGCTGAGCCACGACTAATTGAGGACTTGCGTAAAAAAGGATTAAACATAAAACCAACAAAGAAAAAACCTGGCATCGTGTCCGCCTCTATTTTAAAAATGTTGGAATATCAAATTATTGTAACCGAGAATAGCTATAACCTCAAAAAGGAACTCCGCAATTACACTTGGAACGATAAAAAAGCGGGTATCCCTATTGATAAACATAACCACTTGATAGACGCTCTTCGTTACGGCTTTATAGAACTTGACGAACCTATCCAAAACGATTTACAGCAGATTGCGAGTATTTTGTAAATAAAACACGCTTTTAAAATCGAAAATTTAGTTTTTCTGTCAAATCCCCCTCTATTGCTATTGTTAGCGGTTTTTGGTATAGTTAATTTTGTGATTATCACTAATATATCATTATGAATACCATTGCTCAAGAAATAGAAAAACATAAAGGGGAGCGTACTTTGCCTGATATTACGCTGTTCAACTCCCAATATGAAGTAAAAAAGCATAAAATTTTTACCGATTTGGTAAAATACCCGGATAGAACGGTGGTGTCAGACTATACAGACGAAAAAGGAAATAAGCAAAAACAAAAAGTAACCATACCCCTTAATCGCATCGGTCTTCCCTATCAAAAAAAGATAGTCAATATAGCAACTACCTTTTTATGTGGCGAACCTATCAAATACACGAATAACCTCGAGGACGATGAGCTATTTAAAGCCTTTTTAAAGGTTATTGAAAAAAACAAGATGAAATTTGTGGATAGAGAAATTGCAACTTCTGTGGGGCGATTTACAGAATGTGCCGAGCTTTGGTATTTTACCGATGAACCTAACGAACATTATGGGTTTAGAGCAAAATTTAGGCTAAAGGTTAAAGTTTTGACACCTGACATTTATAGCTTATATCCGAAATTTGACGAAAACGACAACCTTATTTCTTTTGCTCGGGAGTTCAAGAATGGAAATAAAACCATTTTTGAGGTTTATACAGACGAAAGAATTATCCGATACGAACAAGAAAAAGAATGGAAAAAAATAAGCGATATTCCTAACGCAATAGGAAAAATTCCGATAGTGTACTACAAGCAGGAAAATGTAGAGTGGGCAGATGTACAAACTGCCATTGAAAGATTGGAGCATATTTATTCTAACACCGCAGAAAGCAACGACCGCTTTTCTTTTCCTATTTTAAAACTAAAAGGTAAAGTAACAGGACAATTATCACAAGACAAGTCTGGGCGTGTACTTCAGTTGGAAGAAGGAGCGGACGCTGAATTTGCCAATCAACCCCAAGCCAACCAAAGCCTTACGGAAGAAACCGACCGTTTAGAGCGAGATGTTCACGACTTTACCGCTACACCAAACATTAGCTTTGACAATATGAAAGGTTTGGGTAATATGTTAGCAGGAAGCAATGCTGAATTTTTGTTTTTATCGGCACACCTCAAGGTAATGGACAAGCTGGCTATTTATATTCCTGCCCTTCAAAGAAGAGCAAGCATCATCAAGTCGCACCTACAAATGTTCAATGTAAAACTAAAGAATAATGACTTAGATGTAGAGCCAATTATTACACCTTTCATCATCAATAACGATGCGGATTTCGTTCGTTTCTTAATGGAAGCTAATGGCAATAAGCCTCTCTACTCGCAAGAATATGCTATGCAAAAACTCGGCATTAAGAATCCAAAAGAAATGATACAGCAGATACAAGAGGAAGACGATAGAATTAACGAATTGGCTAATAGTAAATCATTCGCTATCTGATGGACTTTGA
This Riemerella anatipestifer DNA region includes the following protein-coding sequences:
- a CDS encoding recombination protein NinG, yielding MIEAKTIQKYKSKTRGKLVEQAQKLVNSYVRQRDAINERGDFICISCGKYKPKHQCNAGHYFSRGGYPSVRFDLDNIHGQCVQCNLHQHGNLIPYRENLIKKIGEKRFEQLEQLAKMSIKHDKIMLIELIERMKQQLKK
- a CDS encoding phosphoadenosine phosphosulfate reductase family protein, with amino-acid sequence MNLLADTMKSIKALSEKTDRVLLFHSANGKDSIALLEMLSPYFKEVKCVYMYMAKDLSHINKYILWAEKRYKNASFIQTPHYAYYNYKKLGICGTNEVNYAQYNLSTITEKIKEETGIQWAVYGFKQNDSLNRRLMLRTYENEITNEETQKIYPLSKWTNKEVLQFISKKRLIEPLQYGNVGNTRSQGTDVTNLSFLLWCRANAPGDLKRVIEEFPDTERILFEYDYEKQNKAI
- a CDS encoding DNA methylase, with product MKNKIKQSETRTILRSQITPAPYNPRKITDEARKALKKNIKANGIIGGMVWNELTTNLVSGHQKLSIADEVNKYNPSTKENDYEIKVEVINVDLKTEKELNIFFNSKSVQGEMDYQKLALIVPDIDVDLAGLDDIDLSFIEVELPKDLNIEVPTFEPQEEKKEKAKIQDSEEEPSQEEKKQAVKEAKAKVKEGTFYEGDPYITISFDSYENKVFFLERFHLSGDTKFIKGEEFAEIIENGE
- a CDS encoding terminase → MENKVGRPTKYDANYHPAQALKYCLAGLTDAQMANLFEITEGTLNNWKNEHPEFLESIKKGKEEADANVASTLYKRALGHKEKRQVPIKVKQYDEHDRQIEKVEVVEVEDYYPPETSAQIFWLKNRQPKAWRDRQDIELNQKGSINISDWLKINNQQEKE
- a CDS encoding PBSX family phage terminase large subunit, giving the protein MPIKTQEVYNPLYTNKDKFIILLTGGRGSAKSYNATTFVERLSFEAGHKILFSRYTMTSARISIIPEFEEKIEKEGVQEYFTVTNNEILNKFSGSSILFRGIKTSSGNQTANLKSIQGITTFVGDEMEEWESEEDYEKLILSIRQKNKQLRVILILNPTDSDHFIYKKYIENTHKIVQIDGVDVQISTHPDVLHIHTTYLDNIENLSEQFLSNIERIKQESIEQCTINGKLDQALFNKSKYAQKIIGRWADMAEGVIFTNWKEGDFDTSIPYCYGQDYGFSIDPDTLVKGAIDHKRKIIYADEKYYGNNQLSTDDLYLLNKSLIDRENDLIVGDSAEPRLIEDLRKKGLNIKPTKKKPGIVSASILKMLEYQIIVTENSYNLKKELRNYTWNDKKAGIPIDKHNHLIDALRYGFIELDEPIQNDLQQIASIL
- a CDS encoding phage portal protein, yielding MNTIAQEIEKHKGERTLPDITLFNSQYEVKKHKIFTDLVKYPDRTVVSDYTDEKGNKQKQKVTIPLNRIGLPYQKKIVNIATTFLCGEPIKYTNNLEDDELFKAFLKVIEKNKMKFVDREIATSVGRFTECAELWYFTDEPNEHYGFRAKFRLKVKVLTPDIYSLYPKFDENDNLISFAREFKNGNKTIFEVYTDERIIRYEQEKEWKKISDIPNAIGKIPIVYYKQENVEWADVQTAIERLEHIYSNTAESNDRFSFPILKLKGKVTGQLSQDKSGRVLQLEEGADAEFANQPQANQSLTEETDRLERDVHDFTATPNISFDNMKGLGNMLAGSNAEFLFLSAHLKVMDKLAIYIPALQRRASIIKSHLQMFNVKLKNNDLDVEPIITPFIINNDADFVRFLMEANGNKPLYSQEYAMQKLGIKNPKEMIQQIQEEDDRINELANSKSFAI